The Lycium ferocissimum isolate CSIRO_LF1 chromosome 1, AGI_CSIRO_Lferr_CH_V1, whole genome shotgun sequence genome includes a region encoding these proteins:
- the LOC132055460 gene encoding borneol dehydrogenase, mitochondrial-like, whose product MAANLARRLEGKVAIITGAASGIGEASARLFSRHGAKVVIADIQDDLAHKICEDLGPSSTTFVHCDVTKEKDLENVVNIVADKYGKLDIMYNNAGITGAVKSNILDNEKSEFEKIIGINLVGTFLGIKQAARVMVPRGQGSIINTGSVSSSIGGVCPHAYTSSKHGILGLTRNTAVDLGRYGIRVNCVSPYSVLTAAALDTLKKMGKEGSEIYSTLNGAKLTPNDVAETAVFLASDESKYVSGQDFIIDGGFTIENPGLSMFK is encoded by the exons GCTAGAAGGTAAAGTTGCAATTATAACTGGTGCTGCTAGTGGCATTGGTGAAGCTTCTGCAAGACTTTTCTCAAGACATGGAGCCAAAGTGGTGATTGCAGACATTCAAGACGACTTGGCACATAAAATTTGCGAAGATCTGGGTCCATCATCAACCACCTTTGTTCATTGTGAtgttacaaaagaaaaagatctCGAAAATGTTGTGAACATTGTTGCTGACAAGTATGGCAAGCTAGACATCATGTACAACAATGCTGGTATTACGGGAGCGGTCAAATCCAATATTCTTGATAATGAAAAATCTGAATTCGAAAAAATCATTGGTATTAACCTCGTAG GTACATTTCTTGGGATTAAACAAGCAGCCCGAGTCATGGTCCCTCGTGGTCAAGGTAGTATTATTAACACTGGTAGTGTTTCTTCATCGATAGGTGGTGTTTGCCCTCATGCCTACACGAGCTCAAAGCATGGAATATTAGGACTCACTCGGAATACTGCAGTTGATTTAGGCCGCTATGGCATTCGTGTGAATTGTGTGTCACCATACTCTGTTCTTACAGCAGCGGCTTTAGATACCTTAAAAAAGATGGGTAAGGAAGGTTCAGAAATTTATTCTACCTTAAATGGTGCTAAACTTACTCCGAATGATGTGGCTGAAACTGCTGTTTTTCTTGCTAGTGATGAGTCTAAATATGTGAGTGGACAAGATTTTATTATTGATGGTGGATTCACAATTGAGAATCCTGGTTTATCAATGTTCAAGTAG